Proteins from a single region of Oncorhynchus tshawytscha isolate Ot180627B linkage group LG03, Otsh_v2.0, whole genome shotgun sequence:
- the LOC112244893 gene encoding gamma-glutamylcyclotransferase-like, with protein sequence MDDNIEIHTFLYFAYGSNLLKGRFQLKNPSASIHCVARLKDYKLIFGNYKGLASDRWHGGVATIENSPGDEMWGVVWRMNVADLKSLDSQENVRLRAYSPVEVNVKTQGQELICRTYIMNSCVYAPPSPQYLKETQLLLHSSPPPLSLSHTVLISQSSYISFIQNTFKNMDLTLNSVRR encoded by the exons atGGATGACAACATAGAAATCCACACCTTCCTGTACTTTGCCTACGGCAGCAACCTACTGAAGGGAAGGTTCCAGCTCAAGAACCCCTCCGCTTCCATCCACTGTGTGGCCAGGCTCAAG gACTACAAGCTGATATTTGGAAACTACAAGGGTCTGGCCAGTGACCGCTGGCATGGGGGTGTGGCGACCATCGAGAACAGCCCAGGGGACGAGATGTGGGGAGTGGTATGGAGGATGAACGTGGCCGACCTCAAGTCTCTAGACAG ccaggAGAACGTGAGACTAAGGGCCTACAGCCCTGTGGAGGTGAATGTGAAGACTCAGGGCCAAGAGCTCATCTGTCGCACCTACATCATGAACAGCTGTGTTTACGCTCCACCATCGCCACAGTACCTCAAGGAGACACAACTCCTTTTACactcttcccccccccctctctctctatcacacactgTCTTAATTTCTCAATCTAGTTATATCTCTTTTATTCAAAATACATTTAAGAACATGGACTTGACACTGAACTCTGTAAGACGTTAG